Within the bacterium genome, the region TATTGTAGAAGCGGATGATGTCAGGCTCGGGCTGCTGGTTGACGGTGTTTCTGAAGTGATAGAGGTTCCGATGTCCAAAATAGACAGTCCTCTTTCAACATTAGACCGGGTAAAAACAGAATATATATATGGAGAAATAAAAATTGGCAACACTGTTTCCCAGGAAGAAGGGAATGAACGTTTTCTTGCAATGATCCATTTGGAAAATATTATAAAAGAGGCCGTAAACAAAAAATAACCCCAGGTAAATGATCTCACAAGCTAATATTGAAATATTGGTATTTAAATCGGGAGAATACACCTTAGGATTGGAAGGGGAAGAAGTAATCGAGGTGATCAATTCCCCAAAGATTTCTCTCCCGGGAAAGGAATGTGTTTTTCTGGAGGGAGAGACATCTTTCAGGGAAGAAAATGTGCCGGTTGTTGCTCTCTATAAGAAGTGGAGATCGCCTTTTGCCGGGAAAAACAGGAGTGTAATATTTGTAAGTATTGAAGATAATATATTTGGGATTTTAGTTGATTCTGTGGAAGACGTGTTTGAAATGCGTTTAAGCGAGCTAAATAAATTTCCGGATTTTATTAAATACGCGTCTGGCATTGATTTTATCTGGTCTATAGCAAAAAAAGGCGGGGAACTGATTCCTATACTGGATTTGGATAAAATTTTGAATAAACATGAAAAAGAAATAATAATAAAATATAGGAGGAATATAAATGAGTGAGAAAAATGATACAAATAATAAGTGGTCGCGGATAAATATTAAGTTTATATTGACCATTGGAATCGTTCTTATTATAGGCGGGGGTATAATGATGACTTACACCCTTATATCTGAAACCCGCCAATATAACAAACAGGTGGAGGAAAAAATCCGGTTGGCCAATGAAGTAATATTCACGGGGGTGTATCAGATTATGGCTACAGGCGAAACAGGCATCAGAGATTACATTGACAATTTAAAAAAAATAAGATTAGTCTCGAATCTCAGGGTGTTAAAATCCGACAAATTAGGAAAACAATATGGCATAACAGATGAGGAAAAACCAAAGAATGATGACGAGATAAAAGCACTTAAGGGTGAACACGTAAAGTCAACTTATTCAATAAATAACGACAGGTTTTACACGGAAATAACACCCATAAAATATGAGGAGGGCTGTTTGAAATGCCACGAGGGAAAACTAAATGATGTATCTGCCGCGTTGTTGATTACTGTTTCTCTTAAAGAGAGCGATAAAGAAATAAAGAAAAGGCAATTTATCCTGGGCCTTATTTTTATTATCTGTGTCGTATCGATTTTATTGATTCTTTATTATTATATCCAGTGGTTTGTTGTAAACCCGATAAATACCTTGGCCTCAATTTCAAATATAATTTCCGACACGGGAGATTTAACAAGGAAAATTGAGATTAAATCCCGCGATGAAATCGGGCATATGGCCAGTATTTTTAACGATATGGTCCAAAGCCTTAGAAATTTGGTATCTCATATACAGGCCGCCGGCCTTAAAATAAGCACTGTTTCCGCGCAGCTTGTGGCTACCGCCGAGCAGCAATCCAGCGGGGCAACTGAAGAGGCCGCGTCAGTCAGCGAAATTTCAGCTACGGTTGAGGAACTATCCGCGACTACAAGCCAGATAGCGGAAAACGCGAATGAAGTTATTAAAATTACCGAGCAGACTTTAAAGGGCGCGGAGGTTGGTAAAAAGGCGGTTCTGGATACAATCTCAGCGATGGACGATATTAAAAATAAGGCCCGTGAGACAACGGGGAAGATAGTCGCGTTAGGCGAACATACGCAAAAAATCGGAGAGATAATTGATATTATCGATGATATTGCCAACCAAACCAAGCTGTTATCACTGAATGCGGCTATTGAAGCTGCCAAAGCGGGAGAATACGGCAAGGGTTTTGCCGTAGTGGCTGTTGAAATAAGGCAGCTCGCGGAAAGCGTGGTTAAATCCACAAGCAAAATAAAGACCTTTATTACGGAAATACAGTCTTCTTCAAATGCTTCCGTTATGGCCACGGAACAGAGCATGAAAGGCATTGAAAACGGCGTTTCTCTTACCCGCAAAGCGGGGGAAATTTTAGGAGAAATATTGAATATAGCGAGGCAGACAGTGGACTCGGCGAACCAGATAGGGATCGCGATTCAACAGCAGAAAGTAGCGACCGAACAAGTCGCCATTTCAATGAAAGAAGTCGCGAGCGTGGCAAAGCAGTCAGCCGCGGGATCCAAAGAATCGACCGCGTCAGCGAGTGAATTGAACAGCCTGGCTACAGAATTGAAAAATGAAATCAATAAGTTTAAGATTAAAGAAAATAAGTAGATAAATATGCCGGATAAATCTGTAATTCTTAAAGCATTAAAAGAAGACAGCCTGGAATTAATTCAAAAACTAAATACGGGTTTTTTGTCCCTTGAAAAAGATCCGGGCCGGAAAGATATCTGGGAAGATGTTATGCGGACACTTCATAATCTGAAAGGATTAAGCAGGGTGATGGGGTTCGACAGCATAGGTGTTTTATCTCATCGTATGGAAGATGTAGTCAAAATAATGTTTGATAATAAGACTTCTTTTTCCGCGGGGAAACTGGATGTTTTTTTAAAAGCTGTGGATGCCATTGATTTGTTTTTGAAGGCGGTTATAGACAACCAGAAGGTGGATTTTAAACCTGATAATTTTTTGTCCATGCTTGATGCAATAGCCAAAGGTGAGCCTTTAGAAAGTGTTCAAACAAAAGAAGGACCTCCCGGAGAAAAAATTTCTGAAACTGCCGCCCCGGCGGCGGCACCTGTATCATCTCCTCCTCCTCCGTCGCAATCCGCGGTTCAGGATTCTGTCCGTATCAGGACGGACAGGCTGGATTACCTTCTTAATCTCGCAAGTGAAATGGTTATAGACCGTATTTGTTTTAATAAAGAGCTTAAAGATATGGAAATAATACAGGATATGATTTACCGGGAATACCAGGAGTGGCAGGCTTTTTCCAGGGAGTGCCAGATAAACTTATTTGCGGAAGACGGATTTAAAAATGCTTATCTGGAAGATAAGCTTAATAAAAACATCCAGAACCTTTCTATTTTAAAAGAACAGTTTGTAACTTTATTTAATAATCATTCAACTACTATTTCGCATCATAATACGATTATAAGTGATTACCAGCAGAAAATTACGGAAGTCAGGATGCTTCCGGTTTCAATCATACTTTCTACTTTTCCGAGGTTAGTCCATGATTTGGCGCAGCAATTCGGCAAGAAAATAGAATTTATTGTTGAAGGCGGAGAAATTGAAATTGATAAAAAAATACTTGAAGATATCAGGGACCCGTTAATTCATATTTTAAGAAACGCGGTTGACCATGGAATTGAAAGTCCCGCGAAAAGGAAAGAAATCGGCAAGCCTGAAACAGGAACAATAAAGTTAACCTTAAGTTATCAGGGGTCCCAGATAAAAATAGAGTT harbors:
- a CDS encoding methyl-accepting chemotaxis protein — encoded protein: MSEKNDTNNKWSRINIKFILTIGIVLIIGGGIMMTYTLISETRQYNKQVEEKIRLANEVIFTGVYQIMATGETGIRDYIDNLKKIRLVSNLRVLKSDKLGKQYGITDEEKPKNDDEIKALKGEHVKSTYSINNDRFYTEITPIKYEEGCLKCHEGKLNDVSAALLITVSLKESDKEIKKRQFILGLIFIICVVSILLILYYYIQWFVVNPINTLASISNIISDTGDLTRKIEIKSRDEIGHMASIFNDMVQSLRNLVSHIQAAGLKISTVSAQLVATAEQQSSGATEEAASVSEISATVEELSATTSQIAENANEVIKITEQTLKGAEVGKKAVLDTISAMDDIKNKARETTGKIVALGEHTQKIGEIIDIIDDIANQTKLLSLNAAIEAAKAGEYGKGFAVVAVEIRQLAESVVKSTSKIKTFITEIQSSSNASVMATEQSMKGIENGVSLTRKAGEILGEILNIARQTVDSANQIGIAIQQQKVATEQVAISMKEVASVAKQSAAGSKESTASASELNSLATELKNEINKFKIKENK
- a CDS encoding chemotaxis protein CheW; translated protein: MISQANIEILVFKSGEYTLGLEGEEVIEVINSPKISLPGKECVFLEGETSFREENVPVVALYKKWRSPFAGKNRSVIFVSIEDNIFGILVDSVEDVFEMRLSELNKFPDFIKYASGIDFIWSIAKKGGELIPILDLDKILNKHEKEIIIKYRRNINE
- a CDS encoding hybrid sensor histidine kinase/response regulator gives rise to the protein MPDKSVILKALKEDSLELIQKLNTGFLSLEKDPGRKDIWEDVMRTLHNLKGLSRVMGFDSIGVLSHRMEDVVKIMFDNKTSFSAGKLDVFLKAVDAIDLFLKAVIDNQKVDFKPDNFLSMLDAIAKGEPLESVQTKEGPPGEKISETAAPAAAPVSSPPPPSQSAVQDSVRIRTDRLDYLLNLASEMVIDRICFNKELKDMEIIQDMIYREYQEWQAFSRECQINLFAEDGFKNAYLEDKLNKNIQNLSILKEQFVTLFNNHSTTISHHNTIISDYQQKITEVRMLPVSIILSTFPRLVHDLAQQFGKKIEFIVEGGEIEIDKKILEDIRDPLIHILRNAVDHGIESPAKRKEIGKPETGTIKLTLSYQGSQIKIEFSDDGGGINIEEIKKSAVKKGFYREEELKALERDDLLNLIFRPGFSTSEIITSVSGRGVGMDVVQKNIKALSGSLTISTRENAGTKFTILIPLSMATTNILIVGIGEQLFAIPSLAVEETLEISSENIHTVEGREAISIRDHIIPLAWLDVVLGIRKKDKKLKKHSKLSVVILIRDDKRIAFVVDKLVDECEAVIKSMGKKVKDVFNIIGVTILGSGDLVFILDPFELIISARQKEFRSAAGEEDKKTQALKQPCVLVTDDQMTIRQLHRSILESSGYKVEEARDGVEALDKLSKNKIDLVITDVQMPRMDGFELTGKIKVKDVFKKIPVIIISGLGSEDDKKRGIELGADAYLAKQDFNQQNLIEIIKILLGRYS